Proteins encoded together in one Bos javanicus breed banteng chromosome 6, ARS-OSU_banteng_1.0, whole genome shotgun sequence window:
- the LOC133249178 gene encoding josephin-1-like: protein MEGNYDVNVLMAALQTKGYEAVWWDKRRDVDAIALTNITGFIMNLPSSLCWGALKLPVKRQHWICVREVGGAYYNLDSKLKMPEWTGGKSELRKFLKHHLRGKNCELLLVVPEEVEAHQSWRADV, encoded by the coding sequence atggaagGGAACTACGATGTGAACGTCCTTATGGCAGCACTTCAGACCAAAGGCTATGAAGCTGTTTGGTGGGACAAGCGCAGGGATGTTGACGCCATTGCTCTCACAAACATTACGGGCTTCATCATGAACCTGCCCTCCAGCCTGTGCTGGGGTGCCCTGAAGCTGCCAGTCAAAAGGCAGCACTGGATCTGTGTTCGAGAGGTGGGAGGTGCCTACTACAACCTCGACTCCAAACTGAAGATGCCCGAATGGACTGGAGGCAAGAGCGAGCTCAGGAAGTTTCTAAAACATCATTTGCGAGGAAAGAACTGTGAACTCCTGCTGGTGGTACCAGAAGAGGTGGAGGCCCATCAGAGTTGGAGGGCTGATGTGTGA